A window of Cucurbita pepo subsp. pepo cultivar mu-cu-16 chromosome LG06, ASM280686v2, whole genome shotgun sequence contains these coding sequences:
- the LOC111797476 gene encoding uncharacterized protein LOC111797476, whose translation MYKKSKSFFLSGFVDVDWVGDVNNRRSATSFCFTAGSSAISWNSKKQSTFALSSCEAEYVPATMATREWLWLRKLIQEMVTTLNQPIQINCDNESAIKLVGNPAFHARSKHIETHYHFVREKVLWQYVQLQKIHTNEHVANIFTKTLAKVKFEVIPKALGDFVSFISANKLVAVFSVLCXETHLIAAKMILYYMKGTLNYELMYKKSKSFFLSGFVDVDWVGDVNNRRSATSFCFTAGSSAISWNSKKQSTFALSSCEAEYVPATMATREWLWLRKLIQEMVTTLNQPIQINCDNESAIKLVGNPAFHARSKHIETHYHFVREKVLWQYVQLQKIHTNEHVANIFTKTLAKVKFEVIPKALGVFEK comes from the exons atgtATAAGAAATCAAAGTCATTTTTCTTGAGTGGTTTTGTGGATGTTGATTGGGTTGGTGACGTGAACAACAGACGCTCCGCaacaagtttttgttttacagCAGGCTCTTCTGCAATTTCATGGAACAGTAAAAAGCAAAGCACTTTTGCTTTGTCAAGTTGTGAAGCAGAATATGTACCTGCTACAATGGCTACTCGAGAATGGTTGTGGCTCAGGAAACTTATTCAAGAAATGGTGACTACTCTCAATCAgccaattcaaattaattgtgataATGAAAGTGCAATAAAACTGGTTGGAAATCCGGCATTTCATGCTCGTTCGAAACATATTGAAactcattatcattttgttcgagagaaaGTGTTATGGCAGTATGTTCAATTGCAAAAAATACATACTAATGAGCATGTTGCAAACATATTTACTAAGACACTTGCcaaagtgaagtttgaagttatTCCTAAGGCTCTTGGA GATTTTGTTAGCTTTATTTCTGCAAATAAATTAGTTGCAG TTTTCTCTGTACTGTGTNATGAAACTCATCTAATTGCAGCAAAAATGATTCTTTATTACATGAAGGGCACcctaaattatgaattaatgtATAAGAAATCAAAGTCATTTTTCTTGAGTGGTTTTGTGGATGTTGATTGGGTTGGTGACGTGAACAACAGACGCTCCGCaacaagtttttgttttacagCAGGCTCTTCTGCAATTTCATGGAACAGTAAAAAGCAAAGCACTTTTGCTTTGTCAAGTTGTGAAGCAGAATATGTACCTGCTACAATGGCTACTCGAGAATGGTTGTGGCTCAGGAAACTTATTCAAGAAATGGTGACTACTCTCAATCAgccaattcaaattaattgtgataATGAAAGTGCAATAAAACTGGTTGGAAATCCGGCATTTCATGCTCGTTCGAAACATATTGAAactcattatcattttgttcgagagaaaGTGTTATGGCAGTATGTTCAATTGCAAAAAATACATACTAATGAGCATGTTGCAAACATATTTACTAAGACACTTGCcaaagtgaagtttgaagttatTCCTAAGGCTCTTGGAGTTTTTGAGAAATAA